The following proteins are co-located in the Procambarus clarkii isolate CNS0578487 chromosome 4, FALCON_Pclarkii_2.0, whole genome shotgun sequence genome:
- the LOC138370700 gene encoding apomucin-like: MYTFLWWHLTYHWWHLTYHLVTSGGTSPTTGSSGGTSPTTGTTGGTSPTTGSSGGTSPTTGSSGGTSPTTGSSGGTPPTTGSCGGTPPTTGSSGGTPPTTGGTPPTTGSCGGTPPTTGFTPPTTGSSGGTPPTTGSSGGTPPTTGSCGGTPPTTGSCGGTPPTTGGTPPTTGSSGGTSPTTGSSGGTSPTTGSSGGTPSTTGSSGGTPPTTGSSGGTPPTTGSSGGTPPTTGSSGGTPPTTGSSGGTPPTTGSFGGTPPTTGSSGGTPPTTGSSGGTPPTTGSSGGTSPTTGSSGGTSPTTGSSGGTSPTTGGTSPTTGSSGGTSPTTGSSGGTPPTTGNSGGTPPTTGSSGGTPPTTGGTSPTTGSSGGTSPTTGGTPPTTGNSGGTPPTTGSSGGTPPTTGSSGDTPPTTGSSGGTPPTTGSSGGTPPTTGSSGGTPPTTGSSGGTPPTTGSSGKVMSG; this comes from the exons CTCTGGTGGCACCTCACCTACCACTGGTGGCACCTCACCTACCACTTGGTCACCTCTGGTGGCACCTCACCTACCACTGGCAGCTCTGGTGGCACCTCACCTACCACTGGTACCACTGGTGGCACCTCACCTACCACTGGTAGTTCTGGTGGCACCTCACCTACCACTGGTAGTTCTGGTGGCACCTCACCTACCACTGGTAGCTCTGGTGGCACCCCACCTACCACTGGCAGCTGTGGTGGCACCCCACCTACCACTGGTAGCTCTGGTGGCACCCCACCTACCACTGGTGGCACCCCACCTACCACTGGTAGCTGTGGTGGCACCCCACCTACCACTGGTTTCACCCCACCTACCACTGGTAGCTCTGGTGGCACCCCACCTACCACTGGCAGCTCTGGTGGCACCCCACCTACCACTGGCAGCTGTGGTGGCACCCCACCTACCACTGGTAGCTGTGGTGGCACCCCACCTACCACTGGTGGCACCCCACCTACCACTGGCAGCTCTGGTGGCACCTCACCTACCACTGGTAGCTCGGGTGGCACCTCACCTACCACTGGCAGTTCTGGTGGCACCCCATCTACCACTGGCAGTTCTGGTGGCACCCCACCTACCACTGGCAGTTCTGGTGGCACCCCACCTACCACTGGCAGTTCTGGTGGCACCCCACCTACCACTGGCAGTTCTGGTGGCACCCCACCTACCACTGGCAGTTCTGGTGGCACCCCACCTACCACTGGCAGCTTTGGTGGCACCCCACCTACCACTGGTAGCTCTGGTGGCACCCCACCTACCACTGGTAGCTCTGGTGGCACCCCACCTACCACTGGCAGCTCGGGTGGCACCTCACCTACGACTGGCAGCTCTGGTGGCACCTCACCTACGACTGGCAGCTCTGGTGGCACCTCACCTACCACTGGTGGCACCTCACCTACCACTGGCAGCTCGGGTGGCACCTCACCTACCACTGGCAGCTCTGGTGGCACCCCACCTACCACTGGCAACTCTGGTGGCACCCCACCTACCACTGGCAGCTCTGGTGGCACCCCACCTACCACTGGTGGCACCTCACCTACCACTGGTAGCTCGGGTGGCACCTCACCAACCACTGGTGGCACCCCACCTACCACTGGCAACTCTGGTGGCACCCCACCTACCACTGGCAGCTCTGGTGGCACCCCACCTACCACTGGCAGCTCGGGTGACACCCCACCTACCACTGGCAGCTCTGGTGGCACCCCACCTACCACTGGCAGCTCTGGTGGCACCCCACCTACCACTGGCAGCTCGGGTGGCACCCCACCTACCACTGGCAGCTCGGGTGGCACCCCACCTACCACTGGCAGCTCGG ggAAAGTCATGTCTGGTTAA